The genomic stretch GCGCGCCATGCATCATCCGCAGTAGTAACGACTTCACCAGTGGGAACAGAAACTCCTGCAGCTGCCAATAAGTTTTTGGTCAGCTCTTTATCTTGTGCAATTGCTTCTGCAATCGCGCTAGTGTCGCTAGTCTCTGCTGCCTGAATGCGTTTTTGCTTGCTACCCCAGCCAAACTGCACCATGCTGCCTTCAGTCATACGGCGGTAGGGAATATTTCTTTGTACGGCAGCATCGACGATAGAACCAGTGCTAGGTCCTAGGCGAACATCTTCATACAAGGCTTCTAATTCTGAGAGGGCCGCAGCTAAATCAAAAGGCACATCACTCAGGGTTGCTTGAATAAGCCCAAAAGCAAAGTCAAAAGCCATGCGTCCAACAACTTCTTCTGTGTATTCCACGACGACTTGATAGACGCCGACATCAACCGTTTGTACTGTGCGGCTAAAAGTGACTGGGCAACCCGCTTGAGATTGAAGTCCTAAAGCAGCATGCTCTAAGGCATGTGCCAGAGAGAGAACTTCATTATGGCCGCCACGACGCATATTGCCCAATTGGGGAAAGCGTTCGCGAATCTTGATTTCAAAATGGGGAATAGAATCGATTGAGCGCTCTGTTTCATCGCAAGAGACAATAGCCTCTAGGGCGGTATGGCGGCTCCATAAATTTGGGCCGCGCAACATGCGAATACGGGTGATTTCCAATTAAACCCCTGCTGGAATATTGGAGCTAGAAACAAATGTTTCAACTCCAGCTTCGATAACGTTGAAAGGAATATCCAAAGCCCAGGCCGCACCAATAGCAGCTGCAAGGCTTAAGTGTGGCGCCCATTCAAGGGATGACTCCTTCACTGCTGGAGGAATTGGAATCACCAACTTGTCTACCTTGCCTTGCTTGAGCGTAATTACAGTTGGACTCACAATAATTGAGCGACCATCTTTTTCTTGGTGAGCAGTAACTACAGGAGAGTTCGACTCTTGAGAGAAGTACATGACTTCACCTTTACTGAGCTCAGCCATTTTGACAATCATTGGATCATCTGCATTTAATACGCTGGTGCCAGTGGGTAATACGACATCAACCTGGGTGCGCACTACATTAAATAATTGATCTTCTTCGCTGATGTTATGTTCAGGAAAGAGTTTGAGTGGATCAATATTGAGGACGACCCCAACCTGGCATTGATCATATGCGAGACCCTCTAGCAATAAGGATGCATTGTCATTCTCAAGGACGGCAACTTCAATCGCTCTATTTTGAAGAGTGCGTCGTGCATTTTCCCAGTGGGAAGGAGATGTTTTTTTGATCGATCTGTTACCAAAATACAGGCCAAGATTAGTAGAGAGCCCAACATGCACATTGGTCAATCTTATGAAGTGGGCAACCATTTCAGCGACGATAGTTCTTCCGGAATTACCGCTAATACCAACGATTGGAATTCTGAAATCGTATCCTGGAGGAAAGAGATGGTTTGCAATTTCTTCGCCAACAGGTTGTGGAGTGCCACTGGCAGGCTTTAAGTGCATCAATAAACCTGGACCTGCATTCACTTCAACAATGGCGGCGTTCTGCGACTCTAGTGGTTTACTAATATCTTGCGCAACGAGGTCAATTCCCGCAATTTCAAGTCCTACAACGCGTGCAGCCAAAGCTACTTGGTGGGCTACTTCAGGGTGAACTAAATCAGTCACATCAAATGCCACATTGCCATTACTTTGAATCAATACTTTTTGATCAACCGCTGGAATACTGTCACCAGTTAGTTTCTGGCGAGCCAGCTCTAGCTCAACTGCAGAATCGATCCGAACTGGGTTAAGAGGACACTCTTCAGTCGTGCCACGGCGCGGATCAGAGTTAATCTGAATTTGAATAAGTTCAAGAACAGTATGCTTGCAATCACCGGTGACCCAAACAGTTTCCCCTTTAGCGGCTGCCACTACTTTATTGCCGACCACTAACAAGCGATGTTCATCGCCAATGATGTGGCGCTCAACTAAAACCTCGCTACCTTCATTAATTGCTACAGCGTAGGCCGCTTCGATTTCTTGCTGGGTATAGAGGTTGATAAATACGCCACGACCATGGTTGCCATCAATCGGCTTCACAACTACTGGTAAGCCAATATCTTGCGCGGCTTCCCAAGCATCATCAGGACTTGTAACAACTCTACCTTCAGGGATTGGAACCCCCGCGCTCGCGAGCAAGCTCTTAGTCAGATCTTTATCGCGCGAAATAGTTTCTGCGATGGCGCTAGTTTGATCAGTTTCTGCTGTCCAAATACGTCGCTGCTTGGAGCCATATCCGAGTTGAACTAAGTTGCCGCTAGACAGCCTGATGTAAGGAATTTCTCGAACAGTAGCAGCGTTGACAATGCAGGCTGTACTGGGGCCAAGGCAGAGATCGTCACTTAAATCACGAAGTTCTTCAATGATCTGCTCTCGTAGAGCAATGGCATCACCATTATCTTGAATGAGGGTGAGGAGGAGGTCACGCGCAAACTTAAACGCTTGCAATGTCACCGCTTCTTCAGTGGCACTCACAATGACTTTGTAAACGCCTCGGCGACCACCATCACGCGCTCTGCCAAAACCACCAGCTATTCCAGCTAGGTTTTGAAGCTCGATAGTGAGATGCTCGAGAATGTGCCCAGGCCAGGTGCCTTCTTCAACACGTTTTAAAAACCCACCGGGTTCTCCGTAGCTGCAGCGATGTTCATGCAAGCTTGGAAGGCATTTACAAAGACGATCGTAGAAACCGGGAATTAAGTCGGATGGATAGTCTTCTAGATCGCCAATATCGATCAAAACTTCAAGAGCAGGGTTGTAGCTCCACATATTGGGGCCACGCAGATGTCGGTGGCTCAGGATTTCAATGGTTTTATCTAGTAATTGGGGCATGTGTGGAATGGGGAAACTCAGCGCCGCATCGGAAGGTGAGGGCGGGGATGTCTCAGACTATCTCTCTGGTTCTAGTAATTGTTCAAAATCCACAAAATTAGCAAAAATACATAAAAAAGACTATTTCGATAATTTAACGGCTTTCTAGCTCTGAAAGTTGACAGCATCATTAAATCTTAGAAACCTAGCTCCACTATACTTTTAGGACTAATGAAGCCAGACATTTCCCCATCCGTACCCTCTGTACCCATTCAATGGGTTGCTGCATTAGAGGCCGATCAGTCCCCGGTAAAAGGGCTGGATTCCATACTGGCATGGGTTGAGCTGGATCTTGACGACATGATGCGCTTTGAAAAAAGCCTTCTTTGCTTGATCCCGTCAGGGCTTTTTTGGACAGATGGCACCCACTCAGAATTTTGGCCGATTAGCTCTGGAGCCCATCTTCTCCAGGGAGATCACGCTGGAGTGGGTTATCTGAAATTGGAGTCTGAGGTCTCTTTGCTGAGGCTTTGGCGCTTTACTTTGGCTGTTAATCCTCAAATATTGCGCCTTCAGAGTGCCTATAAGCAGTTCATGGCTGGTGCCCAGATCGTCAAGGATTCTGAGGCTTCTGAATACGATAAACAGGTTTGCCCAGTTTGTTTAAGTCCAAAGCCAGCCAATTCAGAAGCTTGCCCCACCTGCGATCCTGAAGATGATGCTCCTCCATCTACTTTGACCTTATTTAAGCTGTGGCGTTTTGCGCGCCCCTATAAAAAAGAGCTTTTATTGGGCTTTTTTCTGACTTTGCTCTCAACCGGCGCTACTTTGATCCCGCCTTACTTGACGATGCCTTTAATGGATCACGTATTGATCCCATATGAAAAAGGTAATCCGATTGACTTCAATTTAGCAAGCAAATATCTCATTGCTTTATTTGTTGCCGCTGTCGTAGCCTGGGGTTTGGGTTGGTGGAAAACATACTTACTTGCATTGGTGAGTGAGCGTATCGGGGCAGATTTACGCAATACCACTTTTGAGCATTTGCTGAAATTATCTTTGGAGTATTTTGGCGGCAAAAGAACTGGTGACTTGATTGCGCGTATTGGTGCTGAGACGGATCGCATCTGCGTATTTTTATCTTTGTACGCTTTGGACTTTGCGACCGATGTGATCATGATCACGA from Polynucleobacter sp. AP-Jannik-300A-C4 encodes the following:
- the cphA gene encoding cyanophycin synthetase codes for the protein MPQLLDKTIEILSHRHLRGPNMWSYNPALEVLIDIGDLEDYPSDLIPGFYDRLCKCLPSLHEHRCSYGEPGGFLKRVEEGTWPGHILEHLTIELQNLAGIAGGFGRARDGGRRGVYKVIVSATEEAVTLQAFKFARDLLLTLIQDNGDAIALREQIIEELRDLSDDLCLGPSTACIVNAATVREIPYIRLSSGNLVQLGYGSKQRRIWTAETDQTSAIAETISRDKDLTKSLLASAGVPIPEGRVVTSPDDAWEAAQDIGLPVVVKPIDGNHGRGVFINLYTQQEIEAAYAVAINEGSEVLVERHIIGDEHRLLVVGNKVVAAAKGETVWVTGDCKHTVLELIQIQINSDPRRGTTEECPLNPVRIDSAVELELARQKLTGDSIPAVDQKVLIQSNGNVAFDVTDLVHPEVAHQVALAARVVGLEIAGIDLVAQDISKPLESQNAAIVEVNAGPGLLMHLKPASGTPQPVGEEIANHLFPPGYDFRIPIVGISGNSGRTIVAEMVAHFIRLTNVHVGLSTNLGLYFGNRSIKKTSPSHWENARRTLQNRAIEVAVLENDNASLLLEGLAYDQCQVGVVLNIDPLKLFPEHNISEEDQLFNVVRTQVDVVLPTGTSVLNADDPMIVKMAELSKGEVMYFSQESNSPVVTAHQEKDGRSIIVSPTVITLKQGKVDKLVIPIPPAVKESSLEWAPHLSLAAAIGAAWALDIPFNVIEAGVETFVSSSNIPAGV